The Candidatus Saccharimonadales bacterium genome includes a region encoding these proteins:
- a CDS encoding cellulase family glycosylhydrolase: MPRFDNLKKNARRIVRPRSPRQVVSSVVKRRGGKWQLYVALIVLIAILGLAGYQLYVWLAAPSVQSTSSCDKARGPFVEKGTEILQSDGKVYTPYGITISGLSSADYQRYTVYDDSEIIATADNWCSNTVRFQVAQDNLVGPTGDTYSSAFMNAINSEVKLAEKLGLVVVLNAQTETVGHETGPTQATVRFWDDIVNLYGKDPRVVLDLFNEPRIYSANGPLVGNPGRVWQLWQDGGTYHGVTYVGMQTLLSNVRSEGATNLVWVEGPYADTSLSGVDSHLLTGGPLMYSIHHPYGPHNAATWNADFGFLVNRHIAPVVVGEWTNYASTRNECWPDARTAIPSFLDYLADENIGLNAWSLHPGVLIASPSFTSPTHIRANYACKNSLDQGAGFQLFYWFRELNSTTT; encoded by the coding sequence ATGCCTCGATTTGATAATCTGAAAAAAAACGCCCGACGGATTGTTCGGCCTCGTTCCCCACGGCAAGTCGTTTCGTCAGTCGTAAAGCGTCGTGGTGGTAAGTGGCAGCTTTATGTCGCCCTCATTGTTCTGATCGCGATTCTCGGTCTAGCAGGTTACCAGCTTTACGTTTGGTTGGCGGCACCAAGCGTACAAAGCACCAGTAGTTGTGATAAAGCACGCGGGCCATTCGTCGAAAAGGGGACTGAAATACTGCAGAGTGACGGCAAAGTATACACGCCATATGGTATCACCATCTCCGGGCTTTCAAGTGCCGACTACCAGCGTTACACCGTGTACGATGATTCCGAGATAATCGCTACCGCCGATAACTGGTGCAGTAACACTGTTCGATTTCAAGTAGCTCAAGATAATTTGGTTGGCCCGACAGGGGATACATACTCAAGCGCTTTCATGAACGCCATCAATAGCGAGGTTAAACTTGCCGAGAAGCTTGGGCTTGTAGTCGTCCTCAATGCCCAGACTGAAACCGTTGGCCATGAGACTGGACCAACTCAGGCCACCGTTCGGTTCTGGGATGACATCGTTAACCTTTATGGTAAGGACCCACGGGTTGTTCTCGATCTCTTCAACGAACCAAGGATCTACTCTGCAAACGGCCCGCTTGTTGGTAACCCGGGTCGTGTATGGCAGCTGTGGCAGGATGGTGGCACCTACCATGGGGTCACCTACGTCGGTATGCAGACCCTGCTGAGTAATGTACGATCAGAGGGCGCTACCAATCTGGTTTGGGTAGAGGGCCCGTATGCAGATACAAGCCTGTCCGGCGTAGACTCGCATCTGCTCACCGGCGGTCCGCTGATGTACTCGATCCACCATCCGTACGGCCCGCATAACGCTGCGACTTGGAATGCCGACTTCGGTTTTCTCGTCAATAGGCATATCGCGCCCGTGGTAGTGGGTGAGTGGACCAACTACGCCTCGACAAGGAACGAATGCTGGCCCGATGCGAGGACGGCCATCCCGAGCTTTCTTGATTATCTAGCCGATGAGAACATCGGGTTGAACGCTTGGAGTCTCCACCCTGGTGTACTGATTGCCTCACCGAGCTTTACAAGCCCTACCCATATTCGAGCTAACTACGCCTGTAAAAACAGCCTAGACCAAGGTGCTGGTTTCCAGCTCTTCTACTGGTTCCGAGAACTCAATAGCACTACCACATAA
- a CDS encoding UDP-N-acetylglucosamine 1-carboxyvinyltransferase: MYEYRQKIGHLIATLRHEKGMTQKELATSLGTSQSAVNRIENGGQNLSMEMLARISDVLDREIVSLHSQGNVNFRIEGGKKLGGTISVKTSKNAAMGLLCASLLNKGTTTLRRMPRIEEVNRMIEVFTSIGVRVRWLNEENDLEITPPARLKLENMDAEAGRKTRSVIMCMGPLMHLKREFELPFAGGCKLGERTIQPHLYALEEFGLSVNTVTGWYRCTSHPKRPTEPVVMIEPGNTATENAIFAAALTPGVSTLRRVGSNYMIHDVCHFLEKLGVKIEGIGTYTLRIHGVKEINKNVEYWPSEDPIEAVTFLSIAATTNSPITIERVPIDFIDLELMKMAKMGFKYKLSKRYKAANKITDLVDIQCLESPKLVAPEDKIEAHDDPTMNIDSLPYFVPIAATAHGRTLIHDWVYDNRAIYYTELNKLNARVNLVDVHRAYVIGPTHWRPAEVICPPALRPAVLILIGMLAADGISVLRNVYSISRGYEDLANRLNKLGASIEVLRDI, from the coding sequence ATGTACGAATACCGCCAAAAGATTGGTCATCTTATCGCGACCCTTCGACACGAGAAGGGCATGACTCAGAAGGAGTTGGCGACCTCTCTTGGTACCAGCCAGAGTGCCGTTAACCGCATCGAAAACGGGGGTCAGAACCTCAGCATGGAGATGCTAGCCCGTATTAGCGACGTCCTTGACCGCGAGATTGTCAGCCTGCACAGCCAGGGTAATGTCAACTTCCGAATCGAAGGCGGTAAAAAGCTGGGAGGCACGATTTCCGTCAAGACCTCCAAGAATGCCGCCATGGGACTGCTCTGCGCCAGCCTGCTGAACAAAGGCACGACCACGCTGCGCCGGATGCCACGCATCGAAGAGGTCAACCGGATGATCGAGGTCTTTACAAGTATCGGTGTTAGGGTCCGCTGGCTGAATGAAGAGAACGATCTCGAGATAACACCCCCGGCTCGTCTCAAACTAGAGAATATGGACGCAGAAGCCGGCCGTAAGACACGAAGTGTGATTATGTGCATGGGACCGCTTATGCATCTCAAGCGTGAGTTCGAGCTGCCCTTTGCCGGCGGCTGTAAGCTCGGTGAAAGAACTATTCAGCCGCATCTATATGCCCTCGAAGAATTCGGCCTTAGCGTTAACACTGTAACTGGCTGGTACAGGTGCACAAGCCACCCGAAGAGACCGACTGAACCTGTTGTTATGATCGAACCAGGTAATACGGCGACAGAGAACGCCATCTTTGCCGCAGCCCTTACTCCAGGGGTCAGTACACTCCGCCGGGTCGGCTCCAACTACATGATCCACGATGTCTGTCACTTCCTCGAGAAACTCGGGGTTAAGATCGAAGGTATTGGCACCTATACCTTGCGAATCCATGGCGTTAAAGAGATCAATAAGAATGTTGAATACTGGCCAAGCGAAGACCCGATCGAGGCAGTTACGTTCCTGAGCATTGCGGCAACGACCAACTCACCCATCACCATCGAGAGGGTCCCGATCGACTTTATCGATCTTGAGCTTATGAAGATGGCCAAGATGGGCTTTAAGTATAAACTCTCCAAGCGCTACAAAGCCGCCAACAAGATAACTGATCTCGTTGATATCCAGTGCCTAGAATCCCCGAAGTTAGTGGCTCCAGAGGATAAGATCGAAGCACACGACGACCCGACCATGAATATTGATAGCCTGCCGTATTTCGTCCCCATTGCTGCAACAGCCCACGGCCGGACACTTATACACGACTGGGTGTACGACAACCGGGCCATCTACTATACCGAGCTCAACAAGCTCAACGCCCGGGTAAACCTTGTCGACGTCCACCGAGCGTACGTCATCGGGCCGACCCATTGGCGACCGGCAGAGGTCATCTGCCCGCCAGCCTTGAGGCCAGCTGTTCTTATTCTGATAGGCATGCTTGCAGCTGACGGTATATCCGTCCTTCGAAACGTCTACTCTATTAGCAGAGGCTACGAAGACTTGGCCAACCGTCTCAATAAGTTAGGCGCCAGTATCGAAGTTCTTCGCGACATCTAG
- the glyA gene encoding serine hydroxymethyltransferase has protein sequence MNDKQVSDLIKAEEERERSGLELIPSENYVSRDVLEADGSIFTNKYSEGYVGKRYYGGQTYTDQIEQLAIDRVKGLFDADHANVQPLSGAQANEAAEHAWMEPGDTILGMDLSHGGHLTHGHPITVLAKLFNFVRYGMKDTETGEIDYDLLRELAHKHKPKMILAGYSSYPREFDYDKFSAIAEEVGAVAWADIAHIAGLVAAGLLENPFHHGFHMISSTTHKTLRGPRGGIILTKGTINNPLRAPEKIIENLPTLVDRSVFPGVQGGPHMHIIAAKAVAFHEASQPEFKAYAEQVLKNAQRLADELMKRGFKLVTNGTDNHLVLVDVMSSFNIHGGEAEAALDLIGLNLNKNVIPDDPLPPYRPSGIRLGTPAITTRGLKEDDMALIAEWMLKGIKARNDLEALKRLNAEVEEFSRKFPLPSDRRVS, from the coding sequence ATGAACGATAAACAAGTCAGCGACCTCATAAAGGCCGAGGAAGAGCGCGAGCGCAGCGGTCTTGAACTTATTCCTTCCGAAAACTACGTCAGCCGTGATGTTCTTGAGGCAGATGGCAGTATCTTTACCAATAAATACTCCGAAGGCTACGTCGGTAAACGATACTACGGCGGTCAGACCTATACTGATCAAATCGAACAACTGGCGATCGACCGCGTTAAAGGTCTCTTTGACGCCGATCACGCCAATGTTCAACCTCTCTCAGGCGCTCAGGCTAACGAGGCTGCCGAACACGCCTGGATGGAACCTGGAGACACAATCCTGGGCATGGACCTCTCACATGGAGGCCACCTGACTCACGGTCACCCGATCACGGTGCTAGCCAAACTCTTCAACTTTGTTCGCTACGGGATGAAGGATACTGAAACAGGCGAGATAGACTATGATCTGCTCAGAGAGCTGGCTCACAAGCATAAGCCCAAGATGATCTTAGCCGGCTACTCTTCATACCCTCGTGAGTTTGACTATGATAAGTTTTCAGCGATTGCTGAAGAAGTCGGGGCGGTAGCGTGGGCTGACATTGCTCATATTGCCGGCCTCGTCGCAGCCGGTCTGCTCGAGAATCCCTTTCACCATGGCTTCCACATGATCTCTTCAACAACTCACAAGACACTTCGCGGACCTCGTGGCGGTATCATACTCACCAAAGGGACTATCAATAACCCACTTAGGGCTCCGGAAAAGATAATCGAAAATCTGCCGACTCTCGTCGATAGGTCTGTCTTTCCAGGTGTCCAGGGCGGTCCGCATATGCATATTATCGCCGCGAAAGCGGTGGCCTTTCATGAAGCATCGCAACCTGAATTTAAGGCCTATGCCGAGCAGGTTCTCAAAAATGCTCAACGCCTGGCCGATGAACTCATGAAACGTGGCTTCAAGTTGGTTACTAACGGGACTGATAATCACCTCGTCCTGGTTGACGTTATGTCGAGCTTTAATATTCACGGTGGTGAAGCCGAGGCAGCACTTGATTTGATCGGCCTCAATCTTAATAAGAACGTTATACCGGACGACCCGCTGCCCCCATACCGCCCAAGCGGTATCCGGCTCGGTACGCCAGCCATTACTACTCGGGGCCTTAAAGAAGATGATATGGCTCTCATTGCCGAGTGGATGTTAAAAGGCATCAAAGCGCGTAATGACCTCGAAGCATTAAAGAGGCTCAATGCCGAAGTCGAAGAATTCTCACGGAAATTCCCTCTGCCGAGTGACAGACGAGTTAGTTAA
- the murB gene encoding UDP-N-acetylmuramate dehydrogenase: MDIKTDTNLKSHTTMKLGGPAHALVTINSKDELEEAVAEAHGKSLPILVLGEGSNIVVRDEGFKGMVIINRIPGFKVLDDNDETTTIQVGSGEHWDDVVKKTVEMGLTGLEFLSKIPGTAGGTPVQNVGAYGVEIADVFDELEAYDLDTSDFVTLTGADCHFSYRNSIFKAMQGRHYIITSITLTLKKGNPKPPFYGSLQRYLDEKNITTYTPQAIRDAVSAIREKTLPDPKHLANSGSFFKNPRILHEEFEKLLKDYPDLPSYPTKEGLVKIPAAWLIDKTGLKGYEAHGFKIYEHNALVFVNVSAKSYGDLEKFKDEIVAKVKAKFGVVLEQEPELL, encoded by the coding sequence ATGGATATCAAAACAGATACGAATTTAAAAAGCCATACCACTATGAAGCTCGGTGGCCCCGCACACGCACTTGTCACTATCAACTCAAAAGACGAACTCGAAGAAGCGGTTGCCGAAGCACACGGTAAGAGCTTGCCCATTTTGGTTCTTGGCGAAGGTTCCAATATCGTCGTTCGCGACGAGGGTTTCAAGGGAATGGTCATCATTAATCGTATCCCTGGCTTTAAAGTACTCGACGATAACGATGAGACGACGACCATCCAGGTCGGGTCAGGAGAACACTGGGACGATGTCGTTAAGAAGACCGTTGAGATGGGGCTGACCGGTCTCGAATTTCTCTCCAAGATACCCGGTACCGCAGGCGGTACACCTGTTCAAAATGTTGGCGCATACGGAGTTGAGATCGCAGATGTTTTCGATGAACTTGAAGCGTACGATCTCGATACCTCCGACTTCGTTACGTTGACTGGCGCTGACTGCCACTTCAGCTACCGTAACAGTATCTTTAAAGCCATGCAGGGTCGCCACTATATCATCACCAGCATCACTCTGACACTGAAAAAGGGTAACCCGAAGCCACCTTTCTATGGTAGCTTGCAGCGGTATCTCGACGAAAAGAACATAACGACATACACACCGCAGGCTATCCGAGATGCAGTGAGCGCTATCCGCGAGAAGACCTTGCCAGACCCGAAACACCTTGCCAATAGTGGTTCGTTTTTCAAGAATCCCAGAATTCTCCACGAAGAGTTCGAGAAACTTCTAAAAGACTATCCTGATCTTCCTTCATATCCGACCAAAGAGGGATTGGTCAAAATACCTGCCGCCTGGCTCATAGATAAGACAGGACTCAAGGGCTACGAAGCTCACGGCTTTAAAATCTACGAGCACAACGCCCTTGTCTTCGTTAACGTTTCAGCCAAGAGTTACGGGGATCTTGAAAAGTTCAAAGATGAGATAGTCGCCAAAGTTAAAGCCAAATTCGGAGTCGTTCTTGAACAGGAACCAGAACTACTTTAA
- a CDS encoding NUDIX hydrolase — MTQLKKWKEIKRQIVFKKYSWTIEQRDYEMLDGEIVDWYIATDKSGVCVFALTDDNKVVTARMYRPGPNAIFRELPGGKIENGQDLKSAGMHELLEETGFTGEVQWIGKWYEDARVDRTRYVIVATNCKKIGDQQLDVHDEFIEIELVDIPEFVKQVRRGELTDTAGAMLALDHLGLLN; from the coding sequence ATGACTCAACTCAAGAAATGGAAAGAGATAAAGCGACAGATTGTATTTAAGAAGTATTCATGGACTATTGAGCAACGTGACTATGAAATGCTGGACGGAGAAATCGTAGATTGGTACATCGCCACTGATAAATCGGGGGTGTGCGTCTTTGCGTTAACAGATGACAACAAAGTAGTTACTGCAAGGATGTATCGACCAGGCCCTAACGCTATTTTTAGAGAGCTACCTGGCGGTAAGATCGAAAATGGCCAAGACCTTAAGAGTGCTGGGATGCATGAGTTGCTCGAGGAGACCGGTTTCACTGGTGAAGTGCAGTGGATAGGTAAATGGTACGAAGATGCGAGGGTTGATAGAACGCGTTACGTCATAGTTGCCACAAACTGCAAAAAGATTGGTGATCAGCAGCTGGATGTGCATGATGAATTTATCGAGATCGAACTGGTAGATATCCCGGAGTTTGTTAAGCAAGTTCGTCGAGGAGAACTAACTGATACGGCTGGGGCTATGCTTGCTCTTGATCATCTAGGTTTACTTAACTGA
- a CDS encoding NUDIX domain-containing protein, which yields MTKKADIHKAGGIIIRNKRLLVERSKDKEFFIAPGGSVEPGETPGQALVRELREEFQITVKEDDIKPFGTFYAQAAGQEDKTVQMDVFTVGEWEGEPTPDNEVEEIRWITSTPPEDIKVGSIFEHEVLPRLKEVGLID from the coding sequence ATGACTAAGAAAGCAGACATACACAAGGCCGGTGGCATCATCATTCGTAATAAGCGACTCCTCGTTGAACGCTCCAAAGATAAAGAGTTCTTTATTGCGCCGGGTGGTTCAGTAGAACCTGGTGAAACGCCTGGACAGGCGCTTGTCCGTGAGCTGAGGGAGGAGTTTCAGATTACCGTCAAGGAGGATGACATCAAGCCCTTCGGGACGTTTTATGCCCAAGCGGCTGGTCAAGAAGATAAAACTGTACAGATGGACGTCTTTACGGTTGGGGAATGGGAAGGTGAGCCGACTCCAGATAATGAAGTAGAAGAGATTAGGTGGATTACCTCGACTCCACCTGAGGATATTAAGGTAGGGTCGATATTCGAACATGAGGTGCTACCCCGTCTCAAAGAGGTTGGGCTGATTGACTAG
- a CDS encoding NUDIX hydrolase, whose product MKNEEHPLTQEEFDLIYSKVPRLGVEIIVKNKSGGVYLTKRASGPCKGLWHIPGGTVRFGEQLVDAVRRVAGRELRIDVKGARNCGYFEVKSHLEDSTDYPVGIVFEVTDYAGTPKPNNEASDAGWFTTAPRGMHADHDTFLFENGYLLRP is encoded by the coding sequence ATGAAAAATGAAGAACACCCACTTACTCAAGAAGAATTTGATTTGATCTACTCCAAAGTCCCTCGGCTTGGGGTTGAGATAATCGTTAAAAACAAATCCGGTGGAGTTTATCTCACTAAACGGGCCAGCGGGCCCTGTAAAGGTCTCTGGCACATACCGGGAGGAACCGTTCGTTTTGGAGAACAATTGGTAGATGCGGTTAGGCGAGTCGCTGGTCGCGAGCTAAGGATCGATGTAAAGGGCGCACGGAATTGCGGTTACTTCGAAGTCAAGAGCCACCTAGAGGATAGTACCGACTATCCGGTTGGAATTGTGTTCGAGGTAACTGATTATGCCGGTACACCCAAACCGAATAATGAAGCCAGCGATGCCGGCTGGTTTACGACTGCACCGCGGGGGATGCATGCCGACCATGATACATTTCTCTTCGAGAACGGATATCTTCTGCGACCGTAG
- a CDS encoding VOC family protein, with translation MSSSNPVVHFEMPYKDAKRVAKFYKAAFGWNMDDSGKDMGDYVTAETTKTENGRPVAPGTINGGFFPIKPDWPAQVPSVVIAVKDIEAAMRDVKKAGGEILGKPMDIPGVGKYVSFNDSEGNRVSLLQP, from the coding sequence ATGAGTAGCAGTAACCCAGTAGTCCATTTTGAGATGCCATATAAAGACGCGAAGCGTGTAGCAAAGTTCTATAAGGCAGCTTTTGGCTGGAATATGGACGATTCGGGCAAGGATATGGGAGACTACGTAACAGCCGAGACGACGAAGACCGAGAACGGGCGACCAGTTGCGCCGGGGACAATTAATGGAGGCTTCTTCCCGATAAAGCCAGACTGGCCCGCACAGGTCCCCTCAGTTGTTATTGCCGTAAAAGATATCGAAGCTGCGATGCGAGACGTCAAAAAGGCCGGAGGTGAAATCCTCGGTAAACCAATGGATATACCAGGAGTAGGAAAATATGTCTCATTTAACGACAGTGAGGGCAACCGGGTAAGCTTGCTGCAACCCTAA
- a CDS encoding N,N-dimethylformamidase beta subunit family domain-containing protein has product MAHLLNETTFNSPDPAVTSFNVTIPATSAGSTLVIISGAGSTVVAKLGVGGTTFTKRTTSLGLREVTAQDIVDTNGGTTTIPITLNGADNVTGIIYEFASGTLGSFVTGNTNSGSGGNPSIDNNTGWATIAPITTTSPTVVFAMYTASDSSGNISNQTRQFWGFEPLGKQYMNTAITNDPTKSLFWVMIGVSDQTSASGGTYTSKSSRWVLNAEHQSVVWAYQDLASSTPTYANPYPNATVAENSLPGSMNGAWFTGPGGAVSGKISGYTDNLSYNPGDTVNFKVDSADIGFDVEIYRLGYYGYTTFGARWQTTFNGTPATQPAPTIDSYGGTVCSWSTTAAWAIPATATPGVYLYNLRRSDNTGYLFQSLFVVKSPVPSSKTQGIMLTMADTTWQAYNVWGATTDAGGGYAGYTGRSLYGQGPNQSLNARAFAVSYDRPIGVIGANAATFYWDSEGGLVAFLEGNGYEISYFTMIDLEKNPAIPSMYTTAISSGHSEYWSSNMRDAFEDARDSGTNVMFFTSNTSLWHVRFDPADTNKRRMICYKDSHATTGYDGVTQYDPGGYTGTWRDPRTTVGGVNNTERRPENSMTGQWFIGNANVNERIAVPDDYKNLPIWRNTRVTANPGIAVRGTSSNFMTTAGTNTTISTPSATQTGDLVLVALTFDGQPSGFNTGGLRVIFNQVPNEANQVTILLTCYAAQAGSTTYFFNWSNNLASSQVCTVYSGAVWEDSGSGVFADTGGGSTHTTPSVGNGGSNRWAVCVFADVNANGTQKTTSWTAGTGLTSRVQTNNSTNSSGSWTSIAMMDTNAASTQGFNTYSATAQFGNPNASAGIMYISPGTTLMGGTIGTEWDYVKAEEPTTPTNMIMLNKQAIQISGQRSDYYGHNYGGAGTIFYSMTIYEAPSGALVFCAATWQYAWGISYFSDGSDNYNSSIDPAMQQAVLNLMTDFGNSPPAILSTTANNNATALVSPGSAASPSQYGLTITSKTQYQSIFDPSLVVTSTSNYDGTAYTMGTVFEATSNGKIYGARWYFPDNLPSMPVTAILYSWTSDSTGTQLATTPLSNYQTGWSQGLFSSPISITANTLYVIAIWTSDYYPSTSNLFTNSGVTNSSGTLTAPQSTNTTHNGKYVSSNSGPTYPTTTFQGGCYFADVLFQGSGTVNFVGWGQPIG; this is encoded by the coding sequence ATGGCACATCTACTCAACGAAACGACATTCAACAGTCCTGATCCGGCGGTCACGTCGTTTAACGTTACTATCCCGGCCACGTCGGCCGGTTCGACACTGGTCATCATATCTGGAGCTGGGTCCACGGTTGTTGCTAAATTAGGCGTAGGTGGGACGACCTTTACAAAGAGAACTACTTCTCTTGGACTCCGCGAAGTCACTGCACAAGATATTGTCGACACGAACGGCGGGACAACAACGATCCCGATTACACTCAACGGGGCCGATAACGTTACGGGCATTATCTACGAGTTTGCCTCAGGGACACTCGGCAGCTTCGTTACAGGCAATACCAACAGTGGCAGTGGTGGTAACCCCAGTATCGATAACAACACCGGATGGGCGACGATCGCCCCAATCACCACGACTAGTCCGACTGTCGTATTTGCCATGTACACAGCGAGCGATAGCTCAGGGAACATCAGTAACCAGACACGCCAGTTCTGGGGGTTCGAGCCGCTCGGTAAGCAGTACATGAATACTGCCATCACCAACGATCCCACAAAGAGCCTCTTCTGGGTCATGATTGGCGTCTCAGACCAAACGTCAGCGTCCGGTGGCACCTATACCTCGAAATCATCACGCTGGGTCTTAAATGCCGAACACCAGTCAGTCGTCTGGGCTTACCAAGATCTAGCGAGCAGTACGCCGACCTATGCCAATCCATATCCGAACGCGACGGTCGCCGAAAACTCACTCCCCGGCTCAATGAATGGCGCCTGGTTTACTGGCCCCGGTGGGGCAGTCAGTGGCAAGATCTCGGGCTACACAGACAACCTTTCGTACAATCCGGGAGACACCGTCAACTTTAAGGTCGACTCCGCTGATATTGGTTTCGACGTTGAGATCTACCGCCTCGGCTACTACGGCTACACCACATTCGGTGCCCGTTGGCAGACAACATTCAATGGGACCCCGGCCACCCAGCCTGCCCCGACGATCGACTCATACGGTGGAACGGTCTGTAGCTGGTCAACAACCGCCGCTTGGGCCATTCCGGCAACGGCAACTCCAGGCGTCTATCTCTATAACCTTCGGCGCTCCGACAACACCGGTTACCTCTTTCAGAGTCTCTTTGTCGTCAAGTCGCCTGTGCCATCCTCAAAGACACAAGGGATAATGCTGACGATGGCTGACACAACCTGGCAAGCCTACAACGTCTGGGGAGCAACGACCGACGCAGGTGGCGGCTACGCGGGTTACACCGGAAGAAGCCTCTATGGCCAGGGGCCGAACCAGAGCTTAAATGCACGAGCCTTCGCCGTATCGTACGACAGACCAATCGGTGTTATTGGAGCTAACGCAGCTACCTTCTACTGGGACTCTGAGGGTGGACTCGTAGCCTTCTTGGAAGGAAACGGCTATGAGATTTCCTACTTCACCATGATTGATCTCGAGAAAAACCCGGCCATACCATCAATGTACACGACGGCTATATCATCCGGACACAGCGAATATTGGTCGAGTAATATGCGCGACGCTTTCGAAGACGCTCGAGACTCAGGCACGAACGTCATGTTCTTCACCTCTAACACTTCGCTTTGGCATGTTCGTTTTGACCCAGCCGACACCAATAAGCGTAGGATGATCTGCTACAAAGACTCACACGCCACAACTGGTTATGATGGGGTCACGCAGTACGACCCCGGTGGTTACACTGGAACGTGGCGCGACCCAAGGACAACAGTTGGCGGGGTCAATAATACCGAAAGACGACCAGAGAACAGCATGACTGGTCAGTGGTTCATCGGTAACGCCAACGTCAACGAGCGTATTGCCGTACCAGACGATTACAAGAACCTGCCGATATGGCGTAACACGCGGGTCACGGCCAACCCTGGCATAGCTGTCCGTGGAACAAGCTCGAACTTTATGACGACGGCAGGCACCAACACGACCATCTCTACCCCATCGGCAACCCAGACCGGTGATCTTGTCCTTGTCGCCCTCACGTTTGATGGCCAACCGTCAGGCTTTAACACCGGCGGACTTCGAGTCATCTTCAATCAGGTCCCCAACGAGGCCAACCAAGTGACGATACTGCTCACCTGTTATGCAGCCCAAGCCGGCTCGACAACTTACTTCTTTAACTGGTCCAACAACCTTGCCTCCTCTCAGGTCTGCACTGTCTACAGCGGAGCCGTTTGGGAGGACAGTGGCAGTGGCGTGTTCGCAGATACTGGCGGGGGTTCAACTCACACTACCCCATCAGTCGGTAATGGTGGCAGCAACCGTTGGGCTGTCTGTGTCTTCGCCGATGTGAACGCCAACGGCACCCAGAAGACAACCAGCTGGACGGCCGGCACCGGATTAACGTCTCGAGTACAAACCAACAACTCAACCAACTCGTCGGGTAGTTGGACCTCGATCGCGATGATGGATACCAATGCAGCAAGCACACAGGGTTTTAATACGTACTCAGCCACTGCGCAGTTTGGGAACCCGAACGCATCTGCGGGCATAATGTACATCTCGCCTGGCACAACACTGATGGGGGGGACGATTGGGACTGAGTGGGACTATGTCAAAGCGGAAGAGCCGACGACACCGACCAATATGATCATGCTTAACAAGCAGGCCATACAGATCAGCGGCCAACGTTCGGACTACTACGGCCACAACTACGGCGGAGCGGGAACAATCTTCTATAGCATGACTATCTACGAAGCCCCGTCAGGTGCCCTCGTCTTCTGTGCCGCCACGTGGCAATATGCTTGGGGTATCAGCTACTTCTCTGATGGAAGTGACAACTATAACTCCTCGATCGATCCAGCCATGCAGCAAGCCGTATTAAATCTGATGACTGACTTCGGTAACTCACCTCCCGCCATTTTGAGTACGACCGCTAATAATAACGCGACGGCTCTTGTCAGCCCTGGGTCAGCTGCCTCACCAAGTCAGTACGGCCTGACCATAACCTCAAAGACACAGTACCAATCGATCTTTGATCCATCACTTGTCGTTACTTCAACGTCTAACTATGACGGTACAGCCTATACAATGGGGACAGTCTTTGAAGCCACGAGTAACGGTAAAATCTACGGCGCACGGTGGTACTTCCCAGACAACCTGCCATCTATGCCCGTAACGGCCATCCTCTATAGTTGGACGAGCGATTCGACCGGCACCCAGCTGGCCACAACACCTCTTAGCAACTACCAGACTGGTTGGAGTCAAGGACTCTTCTCCTCACCTATCAGCATCACCGCCAATACCCTATATGTGATAGCGATTTGGACATCCGACTACTACCCTTCGACTAGCAATCTCTTTACTAACTCAGGCGTGACAAACTCAAGTGGTACCCTGACCGCTCCGCAATCGACCAATACTACTCATAATGGTAAGTACGTCTCAAGCAACAGCGGCCCGACCTATCCAACCACTACGTTCCAGGGTGGTTGCTACTTCGCTGATGTCCTCTTCCAAGGTTCGGGCACAGTCAACTTCGTCGGTTGGGGCCAGCCGATAGGTTAA